In Rhodopirellula sp. P2, the DNA window TTCCGGAACCAGTAACTGCTGGGCTTCCAACGAAGCGTTCTCCTGCAGCACTTTTTGGCAGACACGTTCGTACAGCACTCGTTCGTGCAACGCGTGTTGGTCGATCACGACCATGCCTTTCTCGTCTTGCGTGACGAGATAACGCTGGTGCACTTGGAACCCGAGGTGGCTCACGCTGGGAGTCGGCACGCCGGATGTCTGGGACGCGTTTGCGTGGGAACTGTTTTCGAGGGAACCGACTTGGCCGGAATCATTTGTGGAGGCGTCCCCATCCCAGGGTGTCATCTCGATGCCTTCGGCCGCGGTCGATGGCCGCTGAGAATCGACGCCACCGCCCGGTGACCACGTGTTCGGGGAAGCGAGCGGCGGGGAATGCCCGGTCGCACCCAGGGAGGATTGAGCGGCGTGGCCCAGTGAATTGGATTCGCCAAAGGGGCGGAAGTTGGGCGTGCCGCTCGCGCCGCCCAGCAGTTGAGTGTTTGAGTTGGCGGAAGGTCCGGCAGGAGGCCCGCCGGTTCGAGCCCATTCGATCACGGACTGACGCTGCTGGTCGACTTCGTTGGGGCGCATGCCCATGACCGATTCAGGAACCGTCTGGCGCTGTTCCTCTTCGCTCATTGGGGCGGGGACAGGATTGGAGCCCACGCGATGGGTCATGTCGGTGGAAAGAAATCGCTGACGAAGCGTTTGCAACAACCGACTGTACACACGTCCGCTGTCGGTGAAGCGAACTTCTAATTTCGCGGGGTGCACGTTGACATCAATCATGTCCGCTGGCATCCGCATTCGCAGGAAGCAAACCGGATGACGACCGACCATCAGCATGCCGCGGTAAGCTTCTCCCAACGCATGTTGCAGGGCTCGGTCGCGGATATGCCGTCCGTTGAGGAACAGGTACTGCATGCGGTTGTTGCCGCGGCTGACCGATGGGTCGCAGGCGTAACCGGATATTTGAACGGTTTCGTCTTGGTTTTCGATCGGGATCAACGCTTCTGAGATTTCGGTCCCGAAGAACGATTCGATCCGGTCCGCCCAACGCGTCGTCGGCAACAGGTCAAACATCTCTTTGTCGCCGTTGCGCAGGACAAAGTGAACCTTTGGGTTGGCAAGCGCCAGACGTGTGAAGGCTTCGACGATGTGGCCGCGTTCGGTTTGCGGGGTCTTCAGGAATTTTCGACGAACCGGGGTGTTGAAAAACAGGTTCCGGACTTCGATCACGGTCCCGACAGGGCAGCCGCAGGGGCCCGGTGTTTCGATCACTCCGCCCCGAATGTCGATTTGGCAGCCGCCGTCTTGTCCTTCGGCGCGGCTGCGAATGGTCATTTGGGAGACACTGGCGATCGATGCCAGGGCTTCGCCGCGGAAACCGAGGGTGCCGACGTGGAACAGGGATTCGTCGTCGGGCAGTTTGCTGGTCGCGTGGCTGGTCACGGCCAGCGGCAATTGCTCCGCTGTCATTCCGCAACCGTCGTCGCTGATCCGGATCAGCTCCACGCCGCCCCCTTCCAGACTCAGTTCAATCCGAGTGGAGCCAGCGTCGATGCTGTTTTCGAGCAATTCTTTGACCACCGAGGCGGGCCGTTCAATCACCTCGCCAGCGGCGATTTGATTGACCAAGTGGGCCGGCAATTGGCGGATGATGCGAGGTGGCTGGGCGGTCGTGGCGGTGGGCGTGCTCATAGCCCCAACTTACCGCGCGAGGCCTGCATCGCACCAGGATCATCGTTGGGCGAAGCGGCAGATTGATTGGTTCTGGCGTGAGAGGAAACGATTCGCCGGGACGGCCGGGAAATTCTTCGCAATCGGCAAGGTTGCCCGAATCGTGGAGGTTTTGTTCGCCGTTTGTGGCATAGCAGCTCGTTGATTTCGTCAGCCGAAACGCGATAGCGTCCGGTTCGTCTCCCGAAACCGAGGGCCATCGCCCATCGGCTGATCGCTCAATCGACGAATCGGTTTCAATCATCAACCATGCCACTGGTGAGGAGAGGCTTCACTCTTTTGACGGCACCCATCCTGGTCGGCCTCGGCGGTTGTTTCTCACCGCTTGTTCCCAGGCCAGGTACTTGCCTCTCAGGCGGTCCAGCTCACCAGGGTTTTGCGGGGCCAAATCATTCTGTTCGCCAATGTCATCGGCCAGATTGAAGAGCCATTCCTGGATCGTTGTTCGGCCGTCGGTGGTGGCTTTTTCTTGACGGACATACTTCAGGTTCCCGTCACGCATGCCGCTCCAGACTTGAGGGTCGCGAGGCTTTCGCCAGTGCAGCGTGCGGGGGTGAGGCGGTTCGTCGGTCGCGGCGAGTGAAAGCACATCAATTCCCTCCATCGCGTCTTCTTGAGTGGGCATGATCCCAGCGGCGACCAGCATCGACGCGGTCAGATCGAAGGTGATCGTGACTTGGTCGCTGACCACGCCCTCGGGCAAATGTCCGGGCCAACGAGCGATCAAGGGAACACGGATTCCTCCCTCAAACGCCTGCCCTTTGAATCCTCGCAGTGGTTCGTTGCGACTCGCCGAGGTGCCGCCGTTGTCGCTGGCGAAAATCACCAGCGTGCGATCGGTCATTTCCGATTCCTCGATTGCTTGCAGTACCTTTCCGATGCCTTCGTCCATGTGACGAACCATGGCTCGGTAAACACCCGGCGGATCGGCGTTCTGTTTCCAAAGCGGTGAATCCAGCGGCAGTGGATCGACGGGAGACTCGCCGGGCGGCTGATAAGGAGTGTGCGGCGCAGTGTAAGGCAAGTACAGAAAGAATGGTTTGTCGTTGACGCTTCGGTCGCCGATATATCGCACCGCTTGATCTGTGATCGTGTCAGTGAAGTAACCTTTGCCGCTGATCGGTCGGCCGTTGTGGAACAGGTTGTAAGCAGGTACGCAGGTATCATCGGGTATGTGAGCCGTTGGCGTTAGCCACGGTTTCCACGCACAACCGGGGCGAACGCCCAAGCGGCTCACGAGATGGAACCCGAGTCGTTCGAGATCACGAACCCGGTTGGCTTGATTTGCTCGGCGGAGTTTCCAAACGTCGAGGCGAAACGTCCGTGGATCTGCCGATTGGGCGTTGGCCTTGGCCAGGCTGATCTTTATCCCCCAAATCCTGACGAGCTTGCTCCGCCAAAACGGTCAATTGAGCAATGATCTCAGGATGCGTCTCGGCAACGTTGTGCTGGCAGGCAATGTCGTCGACCACGTTGAACAGAAGCGTCGTTGGTTTTTGCGAAGCGTTGAAGTGTGGGTGTCCGGGCGATGCGTCGATGGGCAGGAACATCTTCCAGGGACCGGAACGGACGGCTTGCAGTTGATCTTGATGGTAGTAGTAAAACGCGTGATAAGGCGTCTTGGCGTTTGATTCACCAAACAGCAGTGGTGCAATGTCATGGCCGTCAAATTGCCGATCCGGCGGCAGTTCGCAGCCGGCAAGCTTCGCAAACGTGGGCAATAAATCCATCGTGGTTGCCAGTTCGTCACATTGGGTTCCAGCGGGCACTTTGCCGGGTTGCCAGACGATCGTGGGGACGCGAAAAGCACCTTCGCTGGTCGTGTACCCGCGACCGTGGAGCGGCAGGTTGGAACCTCGGCTCAAGTCATCCGGATCGCGGTTGATCGGGGCGCCGTTGTCGGAGGTCCAGATCACGAAGGTGTTTTCTGCGATGCCGAGTTCAACGAGCTGGTCCAGCATCTCACCGATCGACCAATCCAGTTCCTCGATTGCATCACCCCAGGGGCCGTTCCGGCTTTTGCCGCGAAATGCGTCACTGGAAAACGGCGTCTTGGTGCTGCCGGGCATGGCTTGTGGGAAATACAGAAAGAACGGTTCCTCCTTGTGTTCGGCAATCCACCGCATCGCCTGCTCGGTGTACCGCTTGGTCAATCCGTCTCGGTTGCAGGGGGCTTCGATGACGGTTTCGTTTTCCATCAAGGGCAACGGTGGCCAATGCGATCCGTCTTGTTTCCAAACTCTCTCGGTCATGTCGTCGGAGTAAGGCACCCCGAAGAACCAATCGAACCCCTGACGGGTTGGCAGGAATTCCGGTTGGTCCCCTAAATGCCATTTTCCGACCAAGGCCGTGGCGTAGTCCTGTTGCTGGAGAACTTCCGCGATCGTGATCTCATCCGGATGCAAACCATAGGGAGAGACAGGTCGCAGAACCGCACCGTCTCGATCGTTCAAGTGCATTCCTACCCGCTGTGCATAGCAACCCGTCATGATGCTGGCACGTGAGGGGGTGCAGACTCCGGCCGTGACACAGAAATGAGTGAACGTTCGCCCTTCCCTGGCCATGCGGTTCAGGTTGGGCGTTCGATGCAACGTCGATCCGAAAGGTTCAATGTCCCCGTATCCAAGGTTGTCGCAGTAGACAAGGATGAAATTCGGTTTCGTCGCGGCATTGGCCTGGCCACTGGCAATCACCGGAGCGATTGCGAGCATCGTCATGGCCAAGTGAGCAATCAAACGCATCAGTCGTCCTCTTGCAAGTTTTGAAACATCTCAAGCAACGCGGCAACGATCTTGGTGGTTGCTTCCTTCTCGACGTAGTTGCTCCCCAGCCAAGTTTCGTATCCGCCCAAGCGATGTTGCTGTGGAGTCGGCAGGTACCCGAACGATCCATTGGCGAGCTCAATCGTGAATGTGTCTGGGAATGGGCTGCGGTCTTTCAGTTCCAGCCCCGTTTCAGTGAACGTTTCAAACGGGATCGCCGCGATTCCCAACTCGCCGATGCGAAGAGCCTGCAGCTGGATTTGAACTTCCTTGGGACCGGCTTGGATCTTAGCGATTCGATCGGCATAAATCGCTTCGCGGCGATGACCGCCTCTTGGGTTGTCGTCGTTGCCGTCCTGGGTTTGTTCAAAGTACGCGATCATCTCCGGTGTGGGCTGCCTCGCTTTGAGCGTCAGGGTCACGTGTTCGGCCGCGAGTGGAACCCAGTCATGAAACTCGATCTGCTGATGGGCTTCGAAGACGCGGTTGGCGACCTTCCCGGCAACCTCCTGCATCTTTTCGTAGGGGCCGTACTTGGGGGGCGACTTGGCAGAGAAGTTGATGTTGTTCACATCGCCACTGGTGCCGTTGGAGAGGATGCCGACGAATGGTGGCGACTGTTCGCTTGCCCCAAGTTTTTCCTCGATGAACTTGGCAAAGTAGCCAAAGTAATCCGCTGAGACTTCTCCGGATCGAACGCCGCCAACGTAGTGCAAGGAATAGTTGGCCAGCAGAGCGATTGGGCGACCGTCAGGGCTTTGCACCGAGACGAAGCTGATTTCGGGATCGGTCGGACCTGCGGGACGGTCCAGTTTGGAACTGCCGCGAGGTGGATTCATCCGGACTTGATCGATGCCGCCGAACGGATTGCTCAACAAGCTCGCGTCGGTCACGAACCAACGACGGTTGAAGACTTCGGATGGTTCATCCATTTTTCCCCAACCAATTCGGGCCGGTTCCAGATTCGCCATCGCTCGGCGGATTCCGTCTGAGATCCGATGGGCAACGAAGGCTTGGTAGTCTGTCAACTCGGTTTCGGTGGCCGTCTTCAAGCCTCCGCGAGCGGTGGTTGCCGAGTGAGTGTGGGTGGATGCCAGCAGCATGTTCGAGGCCGGCAATCCGGTCGCGTCTGACGCCTGTTGCTTGGCCAGATCGAAGACTTCCACTGGGATGCCGACGTTGTCACAGAGGACGATGGCCAATTGGACTTTGCCGTCATCCAGCACCAGGCAGCGAGCGTGAAGTTCGTCATGAACGTTGGTCGCCGGAATCGGTTTCCAGCCGCCGACAATCATCTCGCCCAGAGGCGGTGTGATGTTGCTGGTTGCTGCGCCGGCTCGGAATACCGGGCTGGCATCCTCGGCAGCAAGAACAGGTCCGCGACCCAAAAGAAAAACGATGGCAAGCAGGGGAGAAATGGCTCTCAGGGAGGCAGGCTGGAGCATGTTTTGATCCTCGGTGTTCAGGGGATGATTGGGGAGGGAAGGATCGATGAGCAAGGCAGCAATCGATGTCGTTATAATCGAGCCGACACCAGAAAGAAACAAAATCATGGCGGCGGCAAGCTTGAGTGACTTCGAAAGCTCGGTTCTGAGCGGCGAGACAAATCCAGGAACAACCAGGCGATCCAAGACGTCGTTCACGGGCATGCTGATCAAGGTCTCGGTCAGATGCAGCGAGTTTTTTCTCATGATCCACAACTCGTGATCGTTGAGCTGGGCGGTCATGACTTTTTGCAAGGAAAGAGTCGCGATCAGACCAAGGCAAATCTTCTGCAAATCATCCAGCAATGCCGTTTGCACGATGCAGAGGTGGTGTTGATGGAGATTCCACGGGGATTCATGTTCGATCCTTTCTGGGCCTTGGAAAGAGAGGTCGCTTATGAAACCGATGTCCAATTGGTTTCAGACACATGGTTGCGGGAAATCGTCCTGATGAGTCCCTACGCTCCGCCTGGTCGATGGATGCCGGGCTCTCGACTCAGCGATGACGGGATCCACAGCAACGCTCGCGGTAGCACGGCGATCGCACAACACGTCGCAAATGCGATTCGCCAGATGTACGGTGATTCCATCTTCCAACCTGGCTACCAGTGAAGGTGGGTCAGCTAAACTCATTGATAGTTGGTGTCTTCGCCTCGTCCGAGAGAGTCTCGATGAAATTTAATTGCTGCGTTCTGGTCGGTCTCCTGACGACTTGTTGCTGGATCCATTTGGCTGACCAAGCTATTGCGGGAGAGTTCAATACTGTGCTGGACATTGGCGATCCGGCGCCCGAATGGAACGAGTTGCCCAGCACAGAGGGCAAGAAGTCATCACTGACGCAATGGTCCGATTCGAAGGTCGTGGTTCTGGCGTTTACATGCAACAGTTGCCCTTACGCGATCGACGCGGAAGAACGCTTGATCGCACTGACCAAGGATTACGCTGAGAGATCGGTCTCGGTGATCGCGGTCAACGTCAACACGATCGAAGAGGACGCGATGCCGGCGATGAAGGAGAAAGCGAAGGAAAAGCAGTTCCCGTTCGCTTACCTCTACGACGAATCGCAGCAGATCGCCGGCGATTACGGCGCCAAGTACACACCGCAGTTCTTTGTGCTGGATGCCGATCGGAAGATTGCCTACATGGGCGCGATGGACGACAGTCCGGATGGTCGCAACGTGACTCAGCCCCACCTCCGCAATGCGATCGACCAGGTTCTGGCTGGCAAACCAGTGACGGTTTCTGAAACGGTTCCAGTGGGATGCCGAATTCGAATGGAACGACAACGCCGTTCACGTCGCGAACGCTAAGGAAGCGGCACTCAATTTTCGCTGGGCCGAGGTGTGGGCCAGGTCAATCCTTGGCAGCAGGATCGTTTGCGAGTGCGTCTGGTTGCAAGCGTTCCCAGATCGAAGCGTGGACCCGTGGTTCCGAAACCGATGCATCAATATCACGCACCAGTCCCTGCTGCCGATAGTGATCGAGCAGCGGTTCTGTCCGGGCCTCGTAGATCCGAAACCGCTCTCGGATGCATTCTTCGGCATCGTCTGCCCGTTTTTCTTGTTCGCCCCGTTTTCGGAGACGTTTGATCAGCACATCGGCGGACACCTGAAGGTGCAGCACATGATCGAGCTTGACTGAGTCAGCCATCAGTTGCTGGTCAAAGGCACTGGCCTGGACCTGAGTCCGCGGGAAACCGTCCAGCAGGTAACCACTTCGGCTGTCAGGTTCCGCCAATCGCTTGGCGACCATCTGCAAGACGAACTCATCGGGAGCAAAGTGCCCCCGATCGATTCGGAGATGGATCTGCTCCCCACGCTCGGGTTCCAAAGCTCTCAGCATTCCGCCCGTGCCGATGTGCGGCACGCGGAGCGCTTTGCTCAGCAGTTGGCATTGAGTGCCCTTGCCCGCACCTGGCGGACCGATGAAGACAATTCGCACAACACCACCTGGGTCAAACGACCGGTGAAGTGCCGCCGCCGGCACCTTCCAGCAGTCCGCGATAGTTTCGCATCACCAGGTGACTGTCGATCTTTTGGACCAAGTCAAACGCCACGCTGACGGCGATCAACAAACCGGTGCCGCCGTAAAAGCCAGCGATGGAGTAGGGAACGCCAAGCGATCCGTAAACGATCGTCGGAACAATCGCGATCAGACCCAAGAAGGCGGCACCGACATAGGTGATACGGACCATCACCTTTTCAAGGTAATCCGTTGTCCGACGACCAGGCCGATAACCAGGGATGAAGGTCCCCGAGTCACGCAGGTTGTCGCTCATTTCCTTCGGGTTGAACGTGATCGCCGTCCAGAAGTAGCAGAAGAAGAAGATCAGACCGACGTACAGCAGGTTGAAGAAGTACGACGTTTGATCGCTCATCGTCAAGCTGATCAGGTTGAATCCACGGAACAAGCTTCCGTCGGAGGCAAATTGACCGGCCAAGAAACCAAACAGAACGCCAGGGATCATCAGCAGCGAACTGGCGAAAATGATCGGCATCACGCCGGCTTGGTTGATTCGAAGTGGCAAGTGTTGACGGGTGCCACCGTAAACGCGACGACCGCGGGTGAACTTGGCGGATTGGGTTGGGATCTTGCGTTGACCCAGGGTGATGAACACCACACCAAAGACAACCACCACGAAGAGAACCACCAAGATGATCAGTGTTTCAATCCCGACCTGACCCTTTGCCAAACCGGTGAGTTCAGTCTTCATGCCCAGCACCAATTCGTAGAGTGCTTTTGGCATCTGAGCCAAGATCCCAGCCATGATCAACAAACTGATCCCGTTGCCGATCCCGTACTCATCGATCTGTTCACCGAGCCACATCAGGAACACGGTTCCCGTGGTCATGACCAAAACGGCAACGATCTGCCAGCCAAAGAACAGTTGCTCGTTGGCATTCATGAAGTTCGGGTTGATGCTGCTTTGGCCATTGGCACCCGCCATCAGCATGAACTTCAGGTACATGTAACTCTGAACCAGGCAGATCACCACGGTCAGGTAACGAGTGTATTCGTTGAGCTTTTTGCGGCCTGCTTCGCCTTCTTTCTTCAGCTCTTCCAGCGGTTTGTAAACGCTTCCGAGCAACTGGAAGATAATCGAAGCCGAGATGTACGGCATGATTCCGAGACCGAAGATGGTCGCTTGACGCAGATCGCTGGCCGCGAAAACACTGACCTTTTCGAAGAAGTCAGCAGCACCACCGCCGGCGCCACTGTCCAAGTTCGTCGCGATCATCGGCAACGGGATGTGGAACCCGATCCGGTAAATGGCAAGCAACCCGATCGTCAGCATGACCTTCTTGCGAAGCTCAGGGATCGAGAAAATGATTCGCAGCTTTTCAAACATCGATCCGTCCGTCGTCGATCGTGCAGGGTGAATTCGTCGCGTCTCACCAAGAGAAATGGCAAGCACGCACAGTGTGTTTCAGGCAGAGCGAAGGGAAATTCCGATCGCCAAGACAGTCAAACTAGCAACCTAAGACCAATCGCGGAAGAACGATTGCCAGGAAGCCTGGGGTCGGTTGCAAATTCTATGAAAACAGGCCCGACGAGATCGCCAAGGCCTGTTGTTGATTCAGTTGGATGGAACACCGCGATGCAAAACGATCGCTGATGGAGCCAATTACTTTTCGCTCTTCAAGGCAGCAACACGTTCGTCTGGCGTGCGTTTGGGAGCCAGCTTGTCAACCGTTCCGCCCGCAGCCGAGATCTTTTCTTCGGCCGACTTGCTGAATCGGTGAGCTTGAATGGTGAGCTTCTTGGTGATCTCGCCGTCGCCGAGAACCTTCAGTTCGTCGAAGTTGCCTTTGGCCAGGTTCTTCGCCGCGAGGGCTTCGAGTGTCACGGTTTCGCCGTCATTGAAAGCTTCGTTCAGCTTGCCAACGTTGACGGCAAAAATGGTCAATGCCCAACGGTTGTTGAAACCACGTTTGGGAACGCGGCGGAACATTGGCATCGCTCCACCCTGGAAGTTGGGCTTGCGACTGTAACCGCTGCGGCTCTTGTGTCCCTTGTGCCCACGACCCGACGTTTTGCCGGTGCCGCTACCAGGACCACGACCGATGCGTTTTCGAGAGCGGTGTTTGGTAATACCGCGATGAACGTCGTTGAGTTGCATAGTAGTGATGGAAAGGCTGGGGGCGGGATACTGAACGGAAGGCGTCAGTCATGCTGCCCGAGTGTTTGAATGAGTGTCTGTGCCAATGGCGTCCAAGATCTGTCGCTGCAATGCGAAGTGAACTGATTCAGCCGGTGTCGACGGGAGCAAACTGCCCTCGTGATTAGGCTTCGATCAGGTCGTCTGGGTTCAGACCACGCAAGGCGGCAATTTGTTCGCGAGTCCGCAACTTGCTCATCGCGTCGAGGGTGGCTTTGACCAAGGTCACTGGATTGTTGGTCCCATACGACTTTGTCAAAATGTCGTGGATCCCGCACGCTTCGCAAACCGCACGAACCGCTTGGCCAGCGATGATACCCGTACCAGCACCAGCAGGAATCAAAAGCACACGAGCGGCACCATAACGGCCCCAGATTTGGTGAGGAATGCTGCCCTCGACCAAAGGAACGTGAATCATGCTGCGGGAAGCTTGCTTTTGCGCCTTTTGAACGCTCGGCGGAACTTCGTTGGCCTTGCCGTAGCCCCAGCCAACTTGACCGCTGCCGTTGCCGACAACCACCATCGCAGCGAAGCTGAAACGACGACCACCTTTAACGACAGCCGCACAACGTTTGATCTTGACCACACGGTCCATCAGACCTGCGTCCAGACCTTGCTCTTCGTTCTTGTTGTTGCGTTTGTTTCGTGCGTTGCTCATGGCGGACTATGTTGATTCGTTGCGATGAATGTCGCGGGATGGGAAAATTAAAACTGCAAGCCAGCTTCGCGAGCGGCATCTGCGAATGCTTTGACTCGGCCGTGGTATTTGTTGTGACCACGATCCAACTTGACGGCTTTGACACCCGCCTCAGCAGCTTTCTCTGCGACCAGCTTACCAATCAATGCCGCGGCGTCACAGTTGCCACCCGCGTTGACCTGTTCACGGACCGATTTGTCACGTGTGCTCGCACTGAAAATGGTCTTGCCCGCTTGGTCATCCACGACCTGGCAAGCAAAGTGCTTCAGCGTGCGCTGAATGCACAAACGTGGCTGGTCGGCGTTGCCTCGCAACTTGTTGCGAACATGGCGCCGGCGACGCAGGCGTTTGCTTTGGAGTTTTTTATTCTTGTCCATAGTGACGACCCACGATGATCGTTGTGAACGGATGAAATGAATGGGAACAGCGGAGCAACGCCCCGCCAAATGCGACGGCAAACCTACTT includes these proteins:
- a CDS encoding neutral/alkaline non-lysosomal ceramidase N-terminal domain-containing protein, which translates into the protein MRKNSLHLTETLISMPVNDVLDRLVVPGFVSPLRTELSKSLKLAAAMILFLSGVGSIITTSIAALLIDPSLPNHPLNTEDQNMLQPASLRAISPLLAIVFLLGRGPVLAAEDASPVFRAGAATSNITPPLGEMIVGGWKPIPATNVHDELHARCLVLDDGKVQLAIVLCDNVGIPVEVFDLAKQQASDATGLPASNMLLASTHTHSATTARGGLKTATETELTDYQAFVAHRISDGIRRAMANLEPARIGWGKMDEPSEVFNRRWFVTDASLLSNPFGGIDQVRMNPPRGSSKLDRPAGPTDPEISFVSVQSPDGRPIALLANYSLHYVGGVRSGEVSADYFGYFAKFIEEKLGASEQSPPFVGILSNGTSGDVNNINFSAKSPPKYGPYEKMQEVAGKVANRVFEAHQQIEFHDWVPLAAEHVTLTLKARQPTPEMIAYFEQTQDGNDDNPRGGHRREAIYADRIAKIQAGPKEVQIQLQALRIGELGIAAIPFETFTETGLELKDRSPFPDTFTIELANGSFGYLPTPQQHRLGGYETWLGSNYVEKEATTKIVAALLEMFQNLQEDD
- a CDS encoding thioredoxin family protein, whose protein sequence is MADQAIAGEFNTVLDIGDPAPEWNELPSTEGKKSSLTQWSDSKVVVLAFTCNSCPYAIDAEERLIALTKDYAERSVSVIAVNVNTIEEDAMPAMKEKAKEKQFPFAYLYDESQQIAGDYGAKYTPQFFVLDADRKIAYMGAMDDSPDGRNVTQPHLRNAIDQVLAGKPVTVSETVPVGCRIRMERQRRSRRER
- a CDS encoding adenylate kinase family protein; the protein is MRIVFIGPPGAGKGTQCQLLSKALRVPHIGTGGMLRALEPERGEQIHLRIDRGHFAPDEFVLQMVAKRLAEPDSRSGYLLDGFPRTQVQASAFDQQLMADSVKLDHVLHLQVSADVLIKRLRKRGEQEKRADDAEECIRERFRIYEARTEPLLDHYRQQGLVRDIDASVSEPRVHASIWERLQPDALANDPAAKD
- the secY gene encoding preprotein translocase subunit SecY; the protein is MFEKLRIIFSIPELRKKVMLTIGLLAIYRIGFHIPLPMIATNLDSGAGGGAADFFEKVSVFAASDLRQATIFGLGIMPYISASIIFQLLGSVYKPLEELKKEGEAGRKKLNEYTRYLTVVICLVQSYMYLKFMLMAGANGQSSINPNFMNANEQLFFGWQIVAVLVMTTGTVFLMWLGEQIDEYGIGNGISLLIMAGILAQMPKALYELVLGMKTELTGLAKGQVGIETLIILVVLFVVVVFGVVFITLGQRKIPTQSAKFTRGRRVYGGTRQHLPLRINQAGVMPIIFASSLLMIPGVLFGFLAGQFASDGSLFRGFNLISLTMSDQTSYFFNLLYVGLIFFFCYFWTAITFNPKEMSDNLRDSGTFIPGYRPGRRTTDYLEKVMVRITYVGAAFLGLIAIVPTIVYGSLGVPYSIAGFYGGTGLLIAVSVAFDLVQKIDSHLVMRNYRGLLEGAGGGTSPVV
- the rplR gene encoding 50S ribosomal protein L18; translated protein: MDKNKKLQSKRLRRRRHVRNKLRGNADQPRLCIQRTLKHFACQVVDDQAGKTIFSASTRDKSVREQVNAGGNCDAAALIGKLVAEKAAEAGVKAVKLDRGHNKYHGRVKAFADAAREAGLQF
- the mutL gene encoding DNA mismatch repair endonuclease MutL; translation: MSTPTATTAQPPRIIRQLPAHLVNQIAAGEVIERPASVVKELLENSIDAGSTRIELSLEGGGVELIRISDDGCGMTAEQLPLAVTSHATSKLPDDESLFHVGTLGFRGEALASIASVSQMTIRSRAEGQDGGCQIDIRGGVIETPGPCGCPVGTVIEVRNLFFNTPVRRKFLKTPQTERGHIVEAFTRLALANPKVHFVLRNGDKEMFDLLPTTRWADRIESFFGTEISEALIPIENQDETVQISGYACDPSVSRGNNRMQYLFLNGRHIRDRALQHALGEAYRGMLMVGRHPVCFLRMRMPADMIDVNVHPAKLEVRFTDSGRVYSRLLQTLRQRFLSTDMTHRVGSNPVPAPMSEEEQRQTVPESVMGMRPNEVDQQRQSVIEWARTGGPPAGPSANSNTQLLGGASGTPNFRPFGESNSLGHAAQSSLGATGHSPPLASPNTWSPGGGVDSQRPSTAAEGIEMTPWDGDASTNDSGQVGSLENSSHANASQTSGVPTPSVSHLGFQVHQRYLVTQDEKGMVVIDQHALHERVLYERVCQKVLQENASLEAQQLLVPEPVSLTPAERAAALEAKDTLRRIGLEIEDFGGETILIQSYPAMLPNKPPAEMLRTVLESVMGAGRDPNPKDLLNHLLSTVACKAAVKAGDPLSPEEITSLLEQKDLYQETHHCPHGRPTALFFSRDELDRMFGRLGPRGRASVSP
- a CDS encoding sulfatase family protein, whose product is MRLIAHLAMTMLAIAPVIASGQANAATKPNFILVYCDNLGYGDIEPFGSTLHRTPNLNRMAREGRTFTHFCVTAGVCTPSRASIMTGCYAQRVGMHLNDRDGAVLRPVSPYGLHPDEITIAEVLQQQDYATALVGKWHLGDQPEFLPTRQGFDWFFGVPYSDDMTERVWKQDGSHWPPLPLMENETVIEAPCNRDGLTKRYTEQAMRWIAEHKEEPFFLYFPQAMPGSTKTPFSSDAFRGKSRNGPWGDAIEELDWSIGEMLDQLVELGIAENTFVIWTSDNGAPINRDPDDLSRGSNLPLHGRGYTTSEGAFRVPTIVWQPGKVPAGTQCDELATTMDLLPTFAKLAGCELPPDRQFDGHDIAPLLFGESNAKTPYHAFYYYHQDQLQAVRSGPWKMFLPIDASPGHPHFNASQKPTTLLFNVVDDIACQHNVAETHPEIIAQLTVLAEQARQDLGDKDQPGQGQRPIGRSTDVSPRRLETPPSKSSQPGS
- a CDS encoding sulfatase family protein; its protein translation is MSRLGVRPGCAWKPWLTPTAHIPDDTCVPAYNLFHNGRPISGKGYFTDTITDQAVRYIGDRSVNDKPFFLYLPYTAPHTPYQPPGESPVDPLPLDSPLWKQNADPPGVYRAMVRHMDEGIGKVLQAIEESEMTDRTLVIFASDNGGTSASRNEPLRGFKGQAFEGGIRVPLIARWPGHLPEGVVSDQVTITFDLTASMLVAAGIMPTQEDAMEGIDVLSLAATDEPPHPRTLHWRKPRDPQVWSGMRDGNLKYVRQEKATTDGRTTIQEWLFNLADDIGEQNDLAPQNPGELDRLRGKYLAWEQAVRNNRRGRPGWVPSKE
- the rplO gene encoding 50S ribosomal protein L15, whose amino-acid sequence is MQLNDVHRGITKHRSRKRIGRGPGSGTGKTSGRGHKGHKSRSGYSRKPNFQGGAMPMFRRVPKRGFNNRWALTIFAVNVGKLNEAFNDGETVTLEALAAKNLAKGNFDELKVLGDGEITKKLTIQAHRFSKSAEEKISAAGGTVDKLAPKRTPDERVAALKSEK
- the rpsE gene encoding 30S ribosomal protein S5 is translated as MSNARNKRNNKNEEQGLDAGLMDRVVKIKRCAAVVKGGRRFSFAAMVVVGNGSGQVGWGYGKANEVPPSVQKAQKQASRSMIHVPLVEGSIPHQIWGRYGAARVLLIPAGAGTGIIAGQAVRAVCEACGIHDILTKSYGTNNPVTLVKATLDAMSKLRTREQIAALRGLNPDDLIEA